The following coding sequences are from one Candidatus Neomarinimicrobiota bacterium window:
- a CDS encoding PLP-dependent aspartate aminotransferase family protein yields EKVAALEGMQLRQQMKDGDPYPEVVGMAFSSGMAAISTLLFTLLRPGETLITHGSLYGGTTELIENLLPEMDIHHVLVRIDGPEQLEEAIRKADRPRLVYLETPANPTLDMCDIARVSEVAHAHGLKVAVDNTFATPILQQPLALGADYVVHSTTKYLNGHGTTVGGMVVSREVDFIRHDLWHHMERMGGNPSPFDAWLINQGMKTLALRVERQCANAMTLAEWLDEHPEVEQVNYPGLPHFKYHQLAKRQMKGFGGMISFELKGGLDAGITVMDNVKLLTLAVSLGTVDTLIEHPASMTHAGVPKDERLAYGITDGLVRISVGIEDVADIIDDLERAMSKITRAAA; encoded by the coding sequence GGAGAAGGTGGCGGCCCTGGAAGGGATGCAGCTGCGGCAGCAGATGAAGGACGGTGATCCCTACCCGGAGGTGGTGGGGATGGCTTTCTCATCGGGGATGGCGGCTATCAGCACGTTGCTGTTTACTCTGCTGCGGCCTGGTGAGACGCTGATAACCCACGGCAGCCTGTACGGCGGCACCACCGAGCTCATTGAGAACCTGCTGCCCGAGATGGACATCCACCACGTGCTGGTGCGCATTGACGGGCCCGAGCAGCTGGAGGAGGCCATCCGAAAAGCGGATCGGCCGCGGCTGGTCTATCTGGAGACGCCGGCCAATCCCACCCTGGACATGTGTGACATCGCCCGGGTGAGCGAGGTCGCCCACGCCCACGGCCTGAAGGTGGCGGTGGACAATACCTTCGCCACGCCCATACTTCAGCAGCCCCTGGCTCTCGGCGCCGATTATGTGGTGCACAGCACCACCAAGTATCTCAACGGCCACGGCACCACCGTGGGGGGTATGGTTGTCAGCCGGGAGGTGGACTTTATCCGCCACGACCTGTGGCACCATATGGAGCGTATGGGCGGCAATCCCAGCCCCTTCGATGCCTGGTTGATCAACCAGGGGATGAAGACCCTGGCCCTGCGGGTAGAGCGCCAGTGCGCCAACGCCATGACCCTGGCCGAATGGCTGGATGAGCACCCCGAGGTGGAACAGGTAAATTATCCCGGCCTGCCGCATTTCAAGTATCACCAGCTGGCCAAAAGGCAGATGAAGGGCTTTGGCGGGATGATCTCCTTCGAGCTTAAGGGCGGCCTGGACGCGGGCATCACCGTAATGGACAATGTGAAGCTGCTGACCCTGGCCGTCAGCCTGGGGACGGTGGACACCCTCATCGAGCACCCGGCCTCCATGACCCACGCTGGTGTGCCGAAGGATGAGCGGCTGGCCTACGGCATCACCGACGGCCTGGTGCGTATCTCGGTCGGGATCGAGGACGTGGCGGATATTATCGACGATCTGGAGCGGGCGATGAGCAAGATCACCCGCGCGGCGGCGTAA